The Methanomethylovorans hollandica DSM 15978 genome includes a region encoding these proteins:
- the cdhA gene encoding CO dehydrogenase/acetyl-CoA synthase complex subunit alpha yields the protein MTKISTGKFSLEDLENVQITINNIVGAIETKAEEEGIETGPTPKPGVSGLREWDYKLLSRYQPVYTPVCDQCCYCTYGKCDLGGNKEGACGIDLGTHQSREFLLRVITGAAAHSAHGRHILHHLIGIHGKDHPIDVGPSNLFAPNTQLVTGIMPKTLGDLEEVVAYVEEQLMQLLSTIHVGQEGSALDFESKALHGGMLDHVGMEVSDIAQISCLGMPKSDPEAPLAEIGMGCIDSTKPVLLVIGHNVAGITYIMDYMEEQGLNDKIELAGLCCTAIDMTRYKTEDRSQPRAKVVGPMAKELKMIRSAAPDVIVVDEQCVRADVLDEAKKLFIPVITTNEKIMYGLSNRSNDTADQIIEDLSSGKEPGALILNFDLLGEVAPRLAMKMAPIRDAKGIKSLPSDEELRTLTSACVQCGACELVCPNNLPIMNAMVAAVDGDLTKFEKLHDHCIACGRCDPVCPKDIPILNVIEKAAQKVIREEKGKMRAGRGQISDPEIREEGVNLVMGTTPGIVAMVGCSNYPEGTKDLFTVANEMLQRNYIVVVSGCSAMDLGMYKDEEGQTLYEKYPAKFLAGNLINVGSCVSNSHITGTAIKVASIFAQRNITGNFEEIADYIMNRIGAVGVAWGAYSQKAAAIGTGCNRLGIPVIVGPHGSKYRRALIGKPYNEEDWKVYDARNGEEMPIPSSPEFLLTTAETIEELMPMIAKNCIRPSDNNMGRMIKLTHYIELSQKYMGHMPEDWYKFVRIETDLPLAKREELLKILEKEHGWEIDWKRKKIISGPTMKLDVSAQPTNVKRLCKESVC from the coding sequence ATGACTAAAATATCAACAGGCAAGTTCTCCCTTGAAGATTTGGAGAACGTCCAGATCACGATCAACAACATAGTTGGTGCCATAGAGACAAAAGCCGAAGAGGAAGGTATTGAAACCGGACCTACACCAAAACCCGGTGTTTCCGGCCTGAGGGAATGGGACTATAAATTGCTGTCCCGGTATCAGCCAGTATACACTCCTGTTTGTGATCAATGCTGTTACTGTACTTATGGCAAGTGTGATCTCGGTGGAAACAAAGAAGGAGCGTGCGGTATTGACCTAGGTACACATCAGTCAAGGGAGTTCCTTTTGAGGGTCATCACCGGTGCAGCGGCGCATTCAGCTCATGGACGCCACATACTGCATCACCTTATAGGAATACATGGAAAAGACCACCCCATTGACGTAGGACCTTCAAATCTGTTTGCTCCCAACACTCAACTGGTCACAGGGATCATGCCAAAAACCCTGGGTGATCTCGAAGAAGTTGTGGCATATGTCGAAGAGCAACTGATGCAGCTCCTCTCTACGATCCATGTCGGACAGGAAGGTTCAGCTCTTGACTTTGAATCCAAAGCACTGCACGGAGGAATGCTTGACCATGTAGGTATGGAAGTTTCTGATATTGCTCAGATCTCATGCCTCGGTATGCCAAAATCCGATCCTGAAGCCCCCCTTGCAGAGATCGGCATGGGGTGTATCGATTCAACAAAACCTGTGCTGCTGGTCATAGGACACAATGTTGCAGGCATAACCTACATTATGGACTATATGGAAGAGCAGGGACTAAACGACAAGATAGAGCTTGCCGGACTGTGCTGTACAGCCATAGACATGACACGCTACAAGACAGAGGATCGCAGCCAGCCAAGAGCCAAAGTTGTTGGCCCCATGGCAAAAGAGCTCAAGATGATACGTTCTGCTGCCCCTGATGTTATAGTAGTGGACGAACAGTGTGTCAGAGCAGATGTCCTTGATGAGGCAAAGAAGCTGTTCATACCTGTGATCACAACCAACGAAAAGATCATGTATGGTTTGTCCAATAGATCAAACGATACTGCAGACCAGATCATCGAAGACCTTTCCAGCGGGAAGGAACCAGGAGCACTTATATTGAATTTCGACCTGCTTGGAGAAGTGGCTCCCCGCCTTGCCATGAAAATGGCACCCATAAGAGATGCAAAAGGTATTAAGTCACTGCCTTCTGATGAAGAACTGAGGACCTTGACCTCTGCATGTGTGCAGTGCGGTGCATGTGAACTGGTATGCCCCAACAATCTGCCCATAATGAACGCTATGGTAGCAGCTGTTGATGGGGATCTTACCAAGTTTGAGAAACTGCATGACCATTGTATTGCTTGCGGGCGCTGTGATCCTGTGTGTCCAAAAGACATTCCGATCCTCAATGTTATCGAAAAGGCTGCACAGAAAGTTATCCGCGAGGAAAAAGGGAAGATGAGGGCAGGCAGAGGTCAGATCAGTGACCCTGAGATACGCGAGGAAGGAGTTAATCTTGTAATGGGTACCACACCGGGTATCGTGGCAATGGTCGGGTGCTCCAACTATCCGGAAGGCACCAAGGACCTGTTCACTGTAGCCAATGAGATGCTCCAGAGGAATTACATAGTGGTAGTCTCCGGATGTTCTGCCATGGACCTGGGCATGTACAAGGATGAAGAAGGTCAGACCCTCTATGAGAAGTATCCAGCCAAGTTCCTGGCAGGTAATCTCATAAATGTGGGTTCCTGTGTTTCCAATTCCCACATAACAGGTACTGCAATTAAGGTGGCCTCCATATTCGCCCAGAGGAACATTACAGGTAACTTTGAAGAAATAGCAGACTACATCATGAACCGTATAGGTGCAGTGGGTGTGGCATGGGGTGCATATTCTCAGAAAGCTGCAGCCATAGGCACTGGTTGTAACAGGCTGGGTATACCGGTAATAGTAGGACCGCATGGTTCCAAGTACAGACGTGCACTCATCGGTAAACCTTATAATGAAGAGGATTGGAAAGTGTATGATGCGCGTAACGGTGAGGAAATGCCAATCCCATCCTCCCCGGAGTTCCTGCTTACGACCGCAGAGACCATTGAAGAGCTTATGCCCATGATCGCAAAGAACTGTATCAGGCCAAGTGACAATAACATGGGACGCATGATCAAGCTCACTCACTATATCGAACTTAGTCAGAAGTATATGGGTCATATGCCAGAGGACTGGTACAAGTTCGTGAGGATCGAGACAGACCTGCCTCTTGCAAAACGTGAGGAGTTGCTGAAGATTCTTGAAAAGGAACATGGATGGGAGATCGACTGGAAGAGGAAGAAGATCATTTCCGGCCCGACCATGAAACTCGATGTGTCTGCACAACCTACAAATGTCAAAAGACTCTGTAAGGAGAGTGTGTGCTGA
- the cdhB gene encoding CO dehydrogenase/acetyl-CoA synthase complex subunit epsilon, giving the protein MVDTTKNTMIYTTWGTRNAKPVQPLVAAKLISKAKRPLLVVGADVLESDVLSKAIELGKKGMQIAATGHSMQGFKDQDVNAKYINIHFLATYLGDKTWKGLDGLGPYDLLIFLAHKKYYLNQVLSGLKNFTDIKTLAIDRHYFQNADMSFGNLKPDDHLAALDELISNL; this is encoded by the coding sequence ATGGTGGATACTACGAAGAACACAATGATATATACTACCTGGGGAACTAGGAATGCAAAACCAGTGCAGCCTTTAGTGGCTGCCAAACTTATTTCCAAAGCCAAGAGACCACTTTTGGTAGTAGGTGCGGATGTTCTTGAAAGTGATGTACTTTCCAAGGCCATAGAATTAGGCAAAAAAGGTATGCAGATAGCTGCAACAGGCCATTCCATGCAGGGTTTCAAGGACCAGGACGTAAATGCAAAATATATCAATATCCATTTCCTTGCTACTTATCTAGGCGATAAGACATGGAAAGGACTGGATGGCCTGGGTCCCTATGATCTTTTGATATTCCTTGCACACAAAAAATACTATCTTAACCAGGTATTATCAGGCCTCAAGAATTTTACTGATATCAAGACACTGGCTATAGACAGGCACTATTTCCAGAATGCAGATATGTCCTTCGGAAATCTGAAACCGGATGACCATCTGGCAGCACTTGATGAGCTCATATCTAACCTTTAA
- the cdhC gene encoding CO dehydrogenase/CO-methylating acetyl-CoA synthase complex subunit beta, translating to MADEFPFEISPMFEGERIRKDNMHVELAGPKSIGFELVRAADMNDLEDDKFTLIGPDIADMAEGSRYPIAMIYKIAGELVETDLESIVERRNHEFQNYIQGLMHLNQRDDVWLRVSKEAVKKGLTSFEQIAKAIMMLFKNELPFIEKVETVYITDQAEIEKEIENARAVYQARDDRTKGLHDEDVDTFYGCTLCQSFAPTNVCVITPDRISLCGAINWFDGRAAAKVDPEGPQFAIEKGELVDAASGEYSGVNEHAKRLSNGEYDRLKLHSFFEYPHTSCGCFEVVGFYVPEVDGIGWVDRDFAGTAPNGLQFSTMAGQTGGGKQVVGFLGIGVNYFRSPKFISADGGWDRVVWMPSMLKQKVLDSIPAELKDKIATDEDVKDVESLKNFLKEKDHPVVKRWVVEEEEAPEEEEAEVSQAPQAQYQQQPMQYVPQQMPAGFMPSMPMMGGSGSGGVKIVLKNAKVTVDKIIIKKIE from the coding sequence ATGGCAGATGAATTCCCTTTTGAGATATCTCCTATGTTCGAGGGAGAAAGAATTAGAAAGGACAATATGCATGTTGAACTTGCTGGCCCGAAATCTATTGGTTTCGAACTGGTAAGAGCAGCTGATATGAACGATTTGGAAGATGACAAGTTCACACTTATCGGTCCTGACATTGCAGATATGGCTGAAGGTTCCAGATATCCTATCGCTATGATCTACAAGATCGCAGGTGAACTGGTGGAAACCGACCTGGAATCAATAGTAGAAAGGAGGAACCATGAGTTCCAGAACTATATTCAGGGACTTATGCACCTCAATCAGAGAGACGATGTTTGGTTAAGAGTAAGCAAAGAAGCTGTGAAAAAAGGACTCACTTCTTTTGAACAGATCGCAAAGGCCATTATGATGCTCTTTAAGAACGAGCTTCCATTCATAGAAAAAGTGGAAACCGTGTATATCACGGATCAGGCAGAGATCGAAAAAGAGATCGAGAACGCCAGAGCTGTCTATCAGGCAAGGGATGACAGGACAAAGGGACTGCATGATGAAGATGTAGACACCTTCTATGGTTGTACTCTGTGCCAGTCCTTTGCACCGACCAATGTATGTGTTATTACACCAGACAGGATTTCCCTGTGCGGTGCTATCAACTGGTTTGATGGAAGGGCAGCTGCCAAGGTCGATCCTGAAGGTCCTCAGTTCGCCATCGAAAAAGGAGAACTTGTGGATGCAGCATCAGGTGAGTACTCCGGTGTGAACGAACATGCAAAGCGCTTGTCCAATGGTGAATACGACAGGCTCAAGTTGCATTCTTTCTTCGAATACCCTCACACCTCATGTGGGTGTTTCGAAGTGGTAGGTTTCTACGTGCCTGAAGTGGATGGTATTGGCTGGGTGGACAGAGACTTCGCAGGAACTGCACCCAATGGACTCCAGTTCTCTACCATGGCAGGACAGACAGGTGGAGGTAAACAGGTAGTAGGTTTCCTGGGTATCGGTGTCAACTACTTCCGTTCACCGAAGTTCATCAGTGCCGATGGTGGCTGGGATAGGGTAGTATGGATGCCCAGCATGCTGAAACAGAAAGTTCTAGACAGCATCCCTGCTGAACTTAAGGATAAAATAGCAACCGACGAAGATGTAAAAGATGTTGAATCCCTGAAAAACTTCCTAAAAGAGAAAGATCATCCGGTGGTCAAGAGATGGGTAGTCGAAGAGGAAGAAGCTCCTGAAGAGGAGGAAGCAGAAGTCAGTCAGGCTCCTCAGGCACAGTATCAGCAGCAACCTATGCAATATGTTCCACAGCAGATGCCAGCGGGCTTTATGCCTTCCATGCCAATGATGGGTGGCTCCGGTAGTGGTGGCGTAAAGATAGTGCTCAAGAACGCCAAGGTGACCGTAGACAAGATTATAATTAAAAAAATAGAATGA
- a CDS encoding ATP-binding protein, with protein MTRVIAVTGKGGTGKTAITTLLIRHLTRGNKVVLAVDADPDTNLPETLGCEVHRTIGDVKEFMHEERDNLPPDVNKQSILESKLYEVLEEMPGYDLLVMGRPEGSGCYCYVNNLLRGIMNKLVDNYDVLIIDTEAGLEHFSRKIFKQVDDLIVVTDGSRRGMGTAERIRELVGELETDVAHIYVIANKVTDSTSETIIRTAAELELELIGMVPLDEMIVQRDLAGQPLMELPDDSPAVKEIENISRKLNL; from the coding sequence GTGACCAGAGTAATAGCAGTGACCGGGAAAGGTGGGACTGGCAAGACAGCCATCACTACCTTACTCATACGCCATCTCACCAGGGGAAACAAGGTAGTTCTGGCAGTGGATGCCGACCCTGATACAAATCTTCCTGAAACGCTGGGATGTGAGGTGCACAGGACAATTGGTGATGTGAAAGAATTCATGCACGAAGAGCGTGACAATCTTCCTCCCGATGTCAACAAGCAATCAATTCTTGAGTCCAAGCTCTACGAGGTATTGGAAGAGATGCCAGGATATGATCTGCTTGTCATGGGTCGGCCCGAAGGGTCCGGATGTTATTGTTATGTCAATAACCTGCTAAGAGGCATCATGAACAAGCTCGTAGACAACTATGATGTCCTTATAATCGATACCGAGGCCGGACTTGAACATTTCAGCAGGAAGATATTCAAGCAGGTGGATGACCTTATTGTAGTTACAGATGGATCCCGCAGGGGAATGGGGACTGCAGAACGTATCCGTGAGCTTGTAGGAGAACTGGAAACCGATGTTGCCCACATATACGTGATCGCTAACAAGGTCACTGACAGCACCAGTGAAACGATCATAAGGACCGCTGCAGAGCTGGAGTTGGAACTTATAGGTATGGTACCGCTGGACGAGATGATAGTACAAAGAGACCTTGCAGGACAGCCGCTTATGGAACTTCCGGACGACTCGCCTGCTGTGAAGGAAATAGAGAATATCTCCCGGAAACTGAATTTATAA
- the cdhD gene encoding CO dehydrogenase/acetyl-CoA synthase subunit delta, with protein sequence MTKKTKLTDITQLFKDFDIEALEGVSIEGDIELNITGGGGLNPALAYALGQEISHISLHMANIGRILGYPVDQLLAQSLGMGVAGAPSPVGEMVAAKTKIQELLAAKFEVASVKNWTNPIQEVTLGATSGDGGSRKSTITLGGENALPYYFDAEMPHRNYITMDVFDMPIGMAKAVKSNYDDVINDPAEWAKKVVRDFNADMVTIHLISTDPLIKDTSARDAAKVVEDVLQAVDVPIVIGGSGNPQKDPEVLEKAAEAAAGERVLLASASLNLDYERIAKAAINNGHVVLSWTQLEINAQKELNRKLMKQCNVPRDSIIMDPTTAALGYGLDYAYSNMERIRLAGLMGDDELTFPMSSGTTNAWGAREAWMVSSPLAQDSEWGPREYRGPIWEIVTGLALSLAGNDMFMMMHPTSVQVLKEITQTLYGSIESEAVDISNWVGAEV encoded by the coding sequence ATGACAAAGAAGACAAAATTAACTGATATCACTCAACTTTTCAAGGATTTCGATATCGAAGCCCTTGAAGGAGTGAGCATTGAGGGTGATATCGAATTGAATATCACTGGCGGTGGAGGGCTTAACCCTGCACTAGCCTATGCACTGGGACAAGAGATCTCACACATTTCTCTGCACATGGCCAATATAGGCAGGATATTGGGATATCCGGTTGACCAGCTGTTAGCCCAGTCTTTGGGTATGGGAGTTGCCGGTGCCCCCTCGCCTGTGGGTGAGATGGTTGCCGCAAAGACAAAAATACAGGAATTGCTGGCTGCAAAATTCGAAGTGGCTTCAGTAAAGAACTGGACCAATCCCATACAGGAAGTCACTCTGGGTGCCACTTCCGGAGATGGTGGGTCCAGGAAGAGTACTATCACATTAGGAGGAGAGAACGCCCTCCCATATTACTTTGATGCGGAAATGCCTCACCGCAACTACATTACCATGGATGTCTTTGATATGCCCATTGGCATGGCCAAGGCAGTGAAATCCAACTATGATGATGTCATCAACGACCCGGCAGAATGGGCAAAGAAAGTCGTCAGGGACTTTAATGCCGACATGGTGACCATCCATCTGATATCCACTGATCCTCTTATCAAGGATACCTCTGCCCGCGATGCAGCTAAAGTGGTGGAAGATGTATTGCAGGCTGTGGACGTGCCTATTGTCATCGGTGGTTCCGGTAACCCGCAGAAGGACCCCGAAGTGCTGGAGAAAGCTGCAGAAGCTGCTGCAGGTGAGCGTGTACTTCTCGCTTCCGCAAGTCTGAACCTGGATTATGAGAGGATAGCCAAAGCAGCTATAAATAACGGTCATGTTGTGTTGTCCTGGACCCAGCTTGAGATCAATGCCCAGAAAGAGCTTAACAGGAAGCTCATGAAACAGTGTAATGTCCCAAGGGACAGTATCATAATGGACCCGACCACTGCGGCTTTGGGTTATGGTCTGGATTATGCTTATAGTAACATGGAACGTATCAGGCTCGCCGGCCTTATGGGCGATGATGAGCTGACATTCCCGATGTCCTCCGGTACCACCAATGCATGGGGAGCCCGCGAGGCATGGATGGTCTCATCACCACTGGCACAGGACTCTGAGTGGGGACCCAGGGAATATCGTGGTCCCATATGGGAGATAGTCACCGGTCTGGCTCTGTCCCTTGCAGGTAATGATATGTTCATGATGATGCACCCAACTTCCGTACAGGTGCTCAAGGAAATCACCCAGACCCTTTATGGCTCTATTGAATCAGAAGCAGTTGATATCAGCAACTGGGTCGGAGCGGAGGTGTGA
- the acsC gene encoding acetyl-CoA decarbonylase/synthase complex subunit gamma — MKINSPLEAYRYLPGTNCGECGEQTCMAFAAHLIDRSKKLTDCTPMLEQKFSKKLKDLQALLAPEIREVEIGVGEKAVKIGGDDVLYRHRLTFFDPTALAYDVWDTMPENELVERVKKIHDFKKFYVGNFLTLDMVAVRCVSKDPKKFADTVKKVIGTTDLPLILCSFDPEVLKAGLEVAKDKNPLLYAANKDNWQQVADLALEYNVPVTLFSPDDLDTLKSLAVTFAKMGTEKLVLDPGTFPSGKDLKKTFTNFLKIRRAGVEGDRDIAYPIMAVPLTAWMVQDDAVSASYWETVIASIFTIKYGDVMIMHSIEPYALLPQLHIRDTIYTDPRKPVSVQPAMYKVGTPDKDSPVLVTTNFALTYYTVESDLASSKVNCFLWAIDTDGIGVEAAVAGGQLTAAKIKKGIEDSGFDLKNDTTHNTIVLPGLAARLQGDVEDETGARVMVGPADSGRLPGWMEKNWPPKAK, encoded by the coding sequence ATGAAAATAAACAGTCCGCTTGAAGCGTATAGATATCTGCCCGGTACTAACTGCGGCGAGTGTGGTGAACAGACATGTATGGCCTTTGCTGCACATCTGATCGATCGGTCGAAAAAACTCACAGACTGTACTCCCATGCTTGAACAGAAGTTCAGCAAGAAGTTAAAGGATCTACAGGCACTTCTTGCTCCGGAGATCCGCGAAGTGGAGATCGGTGTGGGTGAAAAGGCCGTGAAGATCGGAGGGGACGATGTGCTGTACCGTCACAGACTCACATTCTTCGATCCAACAGCACTTGCCTATGATGTGTGGGACACTATGCCTGAAAATGAACTTGTGGAAAGGGTCAAGAAGATCCATGATTTCAAGAAGTTCTATGTAGGCAACTTCCTTACACTGGACATGGTAGCTGTGAGATGTGTTTCCAAAGACCCGAAGAAGTTCGCTGACACTGTGAAGAAGGTCATTGGTACTACTGATCTCCCTCTTATTCTGTGTTCCTTTGATCCGGAAGTGCTGAAAGCTGGTCTTGAAGTGGCAAAGGATAAAAATCCACTCCTATATGCCGCAAACAAGGATAACTGGCAGCAGGTTGCAGATCTGGCACTTGAATACAATGTGCCTGTCACACTGTTCTCACCTGATGACCTGGATACACTCAAATCCCTTGCAGTGACCTTTGCAAAGATGGGTACAGAGAAGCTTGTGCTTGATCCAGGAACGTTCCCCTCAGGCAAGGACCTAAAGAAGACCTTTACCAATTTCCTGAAGATCAGAAGAGCTGGTGTTGAAGGGGACAGAGATATAGCCTATCCTATAATGGCGGTCCCGCTCACTGCCTGGATGGTGCAGGATGATGCTGTCAGTGCTTCTTATTGGGAAACTGTTATTGCATCCATATTCACCATAAAGTATGGAGATGTAATGATAATGCATAGCATCGAACCCTATGCTCTGCTTCCGCAGCTGCACATAAGGGATACGATCTATACAGATCCCCGAAAGCCTGTAAGCGTGCAGCCTGCCATGTACAAGGTAGGTACTCCGGACAAGGATTCACCGGTGCTCGTCACGACCAACTTTGCCCTTACCTACTACACAGTGGAGAGTGACCTTGCTTCCAGCAAGGTCAATTGTTTCCTATGGGCCATAGATACCGATGGTATCGGTGTGGAGGCTGCAGTAGCAGGCGGTCAGCTTACAGCAGCAAAGATAAAAAAAGGCATAGAAGATTCCGGTTTTGATCTTAAGAACGATACAACGCACAACACCATAGTCCTTCCGGGCCTTGCAGCACGTCTGCAGGGTGACGTGGAAGATGAAACAGGTGCAAGAGTAATGGTCGGACCTGCGGATTCCGGAAGACTTCCGGGCTGGATGGAAAAGAACTGGCCTCCAAAAGCAAAGTAA
- a CDS encoding DUF362 domain-containing protein — protein MSEVFFRSAADVGPTNTQIDQIKELFRKIPVVEKGDLVAIKIHPGEYGNTTYVRPVLIRTIADLVKEAGGIPFITDTTVLYGGKRFNGPDMLWTAAVNGFTFGSMNAPFISADGLLGDDSVKVPIGGEYIGEITVASAIAKADAMIMISHCKGHPASGFGGAVKNLGMGCLDKEGKAKVHSPGMPDIDTETCIGCGKCVRACPWNAIYLENGKAFVDKSMCMGELSCLGSCSFDSIMPHEGYTIELQARLGEAALGPVKLLPEKIGYINWVFDLTPGCDCFNFSAPAFAGNVGILASMDPVAIDKASLDLVNKKINEEGCMHSIEDVWGIDPMIHLERAAKIGVGSLEYSLDI, from the coding sequence ATGAGTGAAGTATTTTTTAGATCTGCTGCAGATGTAGGACCGACAAATACACAGATAGATCAGATAAAAGAACTTTTTCGGAAAATACCCGTAGTGGAAAAAGGTGATCTTGTGGCCATCAAAATCCATCCCGGGGAATACGGCAATACCACATATGTGCGCCCGGTCTTAATCCGTACTATCGCAGACCTTGTTAAAGAAGCCGGTGGAATACCGTTCATAACCGATACTACTGTCCTTTACGGCGGGAAACGCTTCAACGGCCCTGACATGCTCTGGACAGCAGCCGTGAATGGTTTTACGTTCGGTAGTATGAATGCACCGTTCATTTCTGCAGATGGTCTGCTTGGGGACGACAGTGTGAAGGTGCCCATAGGAGGGGAATATATAGGCGAGATCACAGTAGCCTCTGCCATTGCCAAGGCTGATGCGATGATCATGATCTCACATTGCAAAGGCCATCCGGCATCAGGTTTCGGTGGTGCTGTGAAGAACCTGGGCATGGGATGTCTAGATAAGGAAGGCAAAGCAAAAGTGCATTCTCCCGGAATGCCGGACATTGATACGGAAACTTGTATAGGATGTGGAAAATGTGTCAGAGCATGTCCCTGGAATGCTATATACCTGGAAAACGGCAAAGCATTTGTCGATAAGAGCATGTGTATGGGCGAGCTATCTTGTCTTGGGTCATGCAGTTTTGACTCTATAATGCCGCATGAGGGCTATACCATTGAACTGCAGGCTCGCTTAGGGGAAGCTGCCCTTGGACCGGTCAAGCTCCTGCCCGAAAAGATAGGATATATCAACTGGGTATTTGATCTGACTCCAGGATGCGATTGTTTCAATTTCTCTGCTCCTGCTTTTGCAGGAAATGTGGGCATTCTTGCCTCAATGGATCCTGTTGCCATTGACAAGGCTAGCCTTGACCTGGTCAATAAAAAAATTAATGAAGAGGGTTGCATGCACTCTATTGAGGATGTATGGGGTATTGATCCAATGATACATCTGGAGCGCGCTGCAAAGATAGGTGTTGGCAGCCTGGAATATTCCTTGGATATTTGA
- a CDS encoding DUF2193 domain-containing protein, giving the protein MKELYDKMATEAMSAQRAVVDTINAKRGTTFKVKDAQPYVDAVNKMKPMGEQAKSVFALHMDSVNTHFNVLTGLTDTVRPEDDPFVEHYQTPPIMEILYEEDPAFRKSVEKFVDEIGRSEALIGKESVRRYGGFYGPTCVVDFAFVPGSTSNVVNRILQKMDIPQDHKRAILSSKSWGMNTSYGVGAKFQMAIEEGKTLSEAMKEEIDMLKMVYDTPTDAQAKLMDEAGHTSFDVRKYMSQYKDKMRKTVKAAMDDEVFYGNIVTVPAYGVGDVAHHISQSMFNMTKDDVVMAVINAVTEVMEATMEKAKGKFRNEYSPLTIATDAAAAAATKILWMDGFTTMMVLDLLVKRFHNLVLTNPKRGAAAELHNVDFIDLIEKGERIIDHKPRGAGCVIQGIPIDLSPIERNTVLNNPQWYTYPACAITVRFSALMRLADFPCLLTSEPVTATMMTNIISLHKKEPHSPARVCKFCAANYFDYKCKDCNWTEAV; this is encoded by the coding sequence ATGAAAGAACTATATGATAAAATGGCAACTGAAGCCATGAGTGCACAAAGAGCTGTAGTGGACACTATTAATGCAAAGAGGGGTACTACATTCAAGGTAAAGGATGCACAACCTTATGTCGATGCTGTGAACAAAATGAAACCCATGGGCGAACAAGCCAAGTCAGTTTTTGCCCTGCATATGGATTCGGTTAACACACATTTCAACGTGCTTACCGGGCTTACTGACACTGTCAGGCCAGAAGATGATCCTTTTGTCGAACATTACCAGACACCGCCTATAATGGAGATCCTGTATGAGGAAGATCCTGCTTTTAGAAAATCCGTTGAAAAGTTTGTGGATGAGATCGGCAGGTCTGAAGCCCTCATTGGAAAAGAGTCAGTGCGCAGGTATGGAGGGTTCTATGGACCCACTTGTGTGGTAGACTTTGCATTTGTACCTGGAAGTACCAGTAATGTTGTCAATAGGATCCTGCAGAAAATGGATATACCACAGGATCACAAAAGAGCTATCCTTTCGTCCAAATCGTGGGGTATGAACACTTCTTATGGGGTGGGAGCAAAGTTCCAGATGGCCATCGAGGAAGGCAAGACGTTATCCGAAGCTATGAAAGAAGAAATAGACATGCTGAAGATGGTCTATGATACACCCACGGATGCCCAGGCCAAGCTCATGGACGAAGCCGGTCATACGTCCTTTGACGTGCGTAAATATATGTCACAGTATAAGGACAAGATGAGAAAGACGGTAAAGGCTGCAATGGATGATGAAGTGTTCTATGGTAACATAGTCACGGTCCCTGCCTATGGAGTAGGTGATGTGGCGCATCACATATCTCAGTCCATGTTTAACATGACCAAGGATGATGTGGTGATGGCTGTGATCAATGCTGTTACTGAAGTAATGGAAGCTACAATGGAGAAAGCCAAAGGCAAATTCAGGAACGAATATTCTCCGCTCACCATTGCCACGGACGCAGCAGCTGCAGCAGCTACAAAGATCCTATGGATGGATGGGTTCACCACCATGATGGTGCTGGACCTGCTGGTGAAGAGATTCCATAATCTAGTACTCACCAATCCCAAAAGAGGTGCTGCGGCAGAATTGCATAACGTTGACTTCATCGACCTGATAGAGAAAGGAGAAAGGATCATAGATCACAAACCAAGAGGTGCTGGTTGTGTAATTCAGGGAATACCTATTGACCTGAGCCCCATAGAAAGAAACACAGTACTCAATAATCCACAATGGTACACTTATCCGGCATGTGCTATCACTGTGAGGTTCTCTGCCCTGATGAGACTAGCTGATTTCCCGTGTCTGCTTACCAGTGAACCAGTGACAGCAACCATGATGACTAACATAATATCTCTCCACAAGAAAGAGCCTCATTCCCCTGCAAGGGTATGTAAGTTCTGCGCAGCCAACTACTTCGATTATAAATGCAAAGACTGCAACTGGACGGAGGCCGTCTGA